In Geopsychrobacter electrodiphilus DSM 16401, a single window of DNA contains:
- the ahcY gene encoding adenosylhomocysteinase has product MSVFTDYKVKDLKLAAFGRREIGMAEVEMPGLMALREEFGAARPLAGARITGSLHMTIQTAVLIETLIVLGAEVRWASCNIFSTQDHAAAAIAATGIPVYAWKGETLAEYWWCTEQALSWPGGQLPNMILDDGGDATMMVLNGAKWELDGVPQLKADDPEDWVELVTGMKASIAEKRNNWTAIQASIKGVTEETTTGVHRLYQLQRDGLLPFPAMNVNDAVTKSKFDNVYGCRHSLVDGIMRATDVMISGKVAVVCGYGDVGKGCCQSLRGQGARVIVTEIDPICALQALMEGYEVKTLEDVVASADIFVTTTGNFHIITASHMAQMKHNAIVGNIGHFDNEIDMAGLAKTPGIKKINIKNPVEHGNQVDQWVFADGHAVIVLAEGRLLNLGCATGHPSFVMSNSFTNQVMAQIELYCNNENYAKGVFVLPKTLDEKVARLHLDKLGAKLTTLTPEQSAYIDIPIEGPYKPDHYRY; this is encoded by the coding sequence ATGAGTGTATTTACCGACTACAAGGTTAAGGATTTGAAACTGGCTGCTTTCGGGCGGCGTGAGATAGGCATGGCTGAGGTCGAAATGCCGGGTTTGATGGCGCTGCGTGAGGAGTTTGGTGCTGCCCGGCCGCTTGCAGGCGCGCGGATCACCGGCTCGTTGCATATGACCATTCAAACGGCGGTCCTGATTGAAACCTTGATTGTGCTGGGAGCCGAAGTTCGTTGGGCCTCATGTAATATTTTTTCAACTCAGGATCACGCCGCCGCCGCCATTGCGGCGACGGGGATTCCAGTTTACGCATGGAAAGGGGAGACCCTCGCAGAATACTGGTGGTGCACCGAGCAGGCTCTCTCCTGGCCTGGTGGTCAACTCCCCAACATGATTCTGGATGATGGCGGTGACGCAACCATGATGGTTTTAAATGGTGCTAAATGGGAGCTTGACGGGGTGCCACAATTAAAAGCCGATGACCCTGAAGACTGGGTTGAACTGGTGACCGGCATGAAGGCTTCGATCGCCGAAAAGCGCAACAACTGGACGGCTATCCAGGCGTCAATCAAGGGGGTGACCGAAGAGACCACGACCGGCGTCCACCGCCTGTACCAGCTTCAACGCGATGGCCTTCTGCCCTTCCCGGCGATGAACGTCAACGACGCGGTAACCAAGAGCAAGTTCGACAACGTCTACGGCTGTCGCCACTCGCTGGTTGACGGTATCATGCGTGCGACCGATGTAATGATCTCGGGTAAGGTCGCAGTGGTTTGCGGTTATGGGGACGTCGGTAAGGGCTGTTGCCAGTCGTTGCGTGGCCAGGGTGCACGAGTGATTGTTACCGAAATCGATCCGATCTGCGCCCTGCAGGCACTGATGGAAGGCTACGAGGTCAAGACTCTTGAGGACGTTGTTGCCAGCGCCGATATCTTTGTCACCACCACCGGTAACTTCCATATTATCACTGCGAGTCACATGGCGCAGATGAAACATAACGCTATTGTTGGGAATATCGGTCACTTTGACAACGAGATTGACATGGCAGGTTTGGCGAAAACGCCGGGAATCAAGAAGATCAATATCAAGAATCCCGTTGAACACGGCAATCAGGTCGATCAGTGGGTCTTTGCGGATGGGCACGCGGTGATCGTGTTGGCTGAAGGTCGTTTACTCAATCTGGGGTGCGCTACGGGGCATCCCAGTTTTGTCATGTCAAACTCTTTCACTAATCAGGTCATGGCGCAGATCGAGCTTTACTGCAATAACGAAAACTATGCAAAAGGTGTCTTCGTCTTGCCGAAGACACTCGATGAGAAGGTTGCGCGCCTGCATCTGGATAAATTGGGTGCAAAACTCACAACATTGACCCCCGAACAGTCGGCGTATATTGATATCCCGATTGAGGGACCTTATAAGCCGGATCACTATCGGTACTGA